Genomic window (Chitinophagaceae bacterium):
CCCGCAACTCTTTTGTTTTTATGGATTCTACTATATCTATAGTAAGGTCTACCGATTCCCTACAGTGTATTATGATAGGGATTTTACGGATTTTTGCCCACTCGCATTGGATGAGAAACGCTTCTTTTTGCTCTTCTATCCATTTTTTTTCCCAATACAGGTCAATACCTATTTCTCCAACTCCTACAAATTCTCTTGTGGAAAACCAGTTTTCTATTTCTTTGAGATTCTTTTCAAAATTGTGTTCCACAGAGCATGGGTGCAATCCCAGCAAAGGTAAGCACATTTTATAAGTATCAGCAATAGAAAGCATTTGCCTTACAGATGCCGTATCTATATTGGGCATATAAATACGTTCTATATTATTTTGAATACCCCTATTAATAACAGCTTCTACTTCTCCTGTCTCGTAATAATATATATGTGCATGTGTATCTATAAAGGTCATAAGCAATTGTTCAAAAATAAGTTTTACAATAATAAGATAAAAATTCACTCTTAATAACATTGAGAATAGTGAAATGCATTATTCATAAGTTCTCAAATCAGGTTATAAAAGAAGCCAATAGTTTCTTTTTTTACTCTCACCTCGCACTCATAATTGCTAATATAATAATTATAACAGGGCATATATACTGTAAGAAAAAACGCCATACTCTGATATACGTTATACTTCTCCATATTTTTTTATCAAAAAAAGCACTCCCTTTCAGCAGTTCTTCTTTCAATATAGAATATTTTAGAAACCAACCTGTATAAATAGTAGTGGTAAAAACGACTATGAGGATAACTATTGTTCCAAAAAATATATCCATTATGTCCATTACTCCCTGTTTTCCGAGAAATGATACTTGGGAGAGAACGGGATTTGCTCCGCAAGATAATGCGGCAGGGATTCCGATGATAAATGCAGATATACCTACGAGCCAAGTGGCTTTTTTTCTGCTCCATTTCTTTTCATCAATAAACCAGGATCCCACTACTTCTACCATTGCGATAGTAGAGGTGATAGAGGCGATAAAGAGTAGTAAAAAAAATAAAAAAGCAATAAGCGTACCAAAAGGCATTTCGGGAAAAATCTTTGCCATCACTTCAAAAATAAGAGTAGGTCCTTGATTGGGTGATTCTCCAAAAGAAAACACAGCGGGAAATATCATAAGTCCAGCTAAAAATGCTACCGAAGTATCCATTATTCCTACCAAGACGCTTGCTGTCACAATACTTTGATTTTTGGGAAGATAAGATCCATACGTTATAATAATTCCCCATCCAATTCCTAAAGAAAAAAACGCCTGCGTAAGGGCTTTGATAAAAACCATGGCGTTTATTTTAGAAAAATCAGGGACGAGGTAATACTTGATACCTTCCATTGCGTTAGGAAGTGTGACACTTCTCACAATAATAATAATCAAAATAAGGAAGAGCATAGGCATCATTATTTTATTTGCTTTTTCTATCCCCCCCGATACGCCTCCTAGTACAATACCTATAGTTATGAGCATAGCCATAGCAAAGAGAGGTAAAACATACGTACTATTTGCGATGAATTCTTTGAATACAAATGAACTGGGAGAAAAAGAGAGAAAGGTATAACCTAATGTCCATCCTGCTATTACTGTATAATAACTTAAGATGAAAAAACTTACCGCAAGGGCTAAAACTCCTCCAAAAAATTGAAAAAAACGGTTTGCTCCTGTAGATCGAAAAGCACCAATGGTGTTTCTATTATGGATTCTGCCTAAAAGCATTTCATTTATGAGCAAAGGAACCCCAATAAAAAGCACACATAATAAGTAAAGAAGCACGAAAGCTGCTCCTCCATTCTCGCCCGTTAGGTAAGGGAAACGCCAAATATTCCCTAAACCTACCGCCGAACCCGCCGCCGCCATTATAAACCCGAACTTACTCTTCCATAATTCTCTTGTTGCTTGCATATACTTGTTTTTATTTTTATAAAAATTTTTTACATAATATTTTCAAAAATTCTTTTACTTCTTCGCTTTTGGTATCCCAATTATATTTTTTTCCATAATAGCCTAAAATATAATTTGCGGATTCTTCAAAAGAATGTATGTTT
Coding sequences:
- a CDS encoding TatD family hydrolase, whose translation is MNFYLIIVKLIFEQLLMTFIDTHAHIYYYETGEVEAVINRGIQNNIERIYMPNIDTASVRQMLSIADTYKMCLPLLGLHPCSVEHNFEKNLKEIENWFSTREFVGVGEIGIDLYWEKKWIEEQKEAFLIQCEWAKIRKIPIIIHCRESVDLTIDIVESIKTKELRGVFHCFSGTKEQAKRITDMGFFVGIGGFCTFKNSTLVSVLPFISPEHIVLETDTPYLAPVPHRGKKNEPSFIPIIAQKLSEILHLSVEEVARITTQNASVLFQKCE
- a CDS encoding sodium-dependent transporter; this translates as MQATRELWKSKFGFIMAAAGSAVGLGNIWRFPYLTGENGGAAFVLLYLLCVLFIGVPLLINEMLLGRIHNRNTIGAFRSTGANRFFQFFGGVLALAVSFFILSYYTVIAGWTLGYTFLSFSPSSFVFKEFIANSTYVLPLFAMAMLITIGIVLGGVSGGIEKANKIMMPMLFLILIIIIVRSVTLPNAMEGIKYYLVPDFSKINAMVFIKALTQAFFSLGIGWGIIITYGSYLPKNQSIVTASVLVGIMDTSVAFLAGLMIFPAVFSFGESPNQGPTLIFEVMAKIFPEMPFGTLIAFLFFLLLFIASITSTIAMVEVVGSWFIDEKKWSRKKATWLVGISAFIIGIPAALSCGANPVLSQVSFLGKQGVMDIMDIFFGTIVILIVVFTTTIYTGWFLKYSILKEELLKGSAFFDKKIWRSITYIRVWRFFLQYICPVIIIILAIMSAR